From Acidovorax sp. FHTAMBA, one genomic window encodes:
- a CDS encoding TonB-dependent receptor: MTHQSSNTTRSARHLPALQPVALAAILALSGTGPAHAQATLSSAASLPPVTVSASGLQLGVNDMTTPVTVLEGDELVRRREATLGETLNSEPGITSSHFGAGASRPIIRGMDGPRVKVLSDGAELHDASTISPDHAVVAEPLLATQIEVLRGPSALVYGNGAVGGVVNVLDGKIPTAVPQKGYEGSAELRANSGAREKAGAFSLTGGTGNLAVHVEGVARDAADYRVGPGWLHDGHVDRKVPGSFNRTDTGSVGISWVGSSGYLGAAYTRQTARYGLPGHNHGFEGCHTHGNHLHCGSHGEDDGHDHGHEDEHGDVPVVDLRSERLDIRGELRNPFAGFSALRLRAGITDYVHDEVEDGAISTTFKNKAYDTRIELQHEPIAGFKGVIGLQTSQRKFSAEGEEAYVQPTVTRKTGLFVLEEYLWRDWRFEAALRHDRQTAEAQTSGIERSHNGTSASLGAVWKFTPGYQVGTSFTRASRAPSAEELYAKGLHMATSTYERGNANLKSEISQNIDVSLKKTSGDTTFGVSVFRNRINNYIYGRTLDEVDGLQLLQYSQADATFTGIEGQVRQRLNRNLGITLFGDTVRAKLDGGGLLPRIPATRAGVRLDANWRAWEGQVEWVQVARQNRVAEFESATPGYGMLNLGVSYNGQFSSGTPWQVYLKANNLTDRLAYAHTSFIKNAAPLMGRNVTLGVKVAF; encoded by the coding sequence ATGACACACCAAAGTAGCAATACCACCCGTAGCGCCCGTCACCTTCCAGCCCTGCAACCGGTGGCTCTGGCCGCCATCCTCGCGCTATCGGGCACCGGCCCGGCGCACGCGCAGGCAACGCTCTCGTCCGCCGCCAGCCTGCCCCCGGTCACCGTTTCTGCCAGCGGCCTGCAACTGGGCGTCAACGACATGACCACGCCCGTCACTGTGCTCGAAGGCGATGAACTCGTGCGCCGCCGCGAGGCCACGCTGGGCGAGACGCTGAACAGCGAGCCTGGCATCACCAGCAGCCACTTTGGCGCAGGCGCCAGCCGCCCCATCATCCGCGGCATGGACGGCCCGCGCGTCAAGGTGCTGAGCGACGGCGCCGAACTGCACGACGCCTCCACCATCAGCCCGGACCACGCCGTGGTGGCCGAGCCCCTGCTCGCCACCCAGATCGAAGTGCTGCGCGGCCCCTCGGCCCTGGTCTACGGCAACGGCGCCGTGGGCGGCGTGGTCAACGTGCTTGACGGCAAGATCCCCACTGCCGTCCCGCAAAAGGGCTACGAGGGCAGCGCCGAGCTGCGCGCCAACTCCGGCGCGCGTGAAAAAGCAGGTGCCTTCTCGCTCACCGGCGGCACCGGCAACCTGGCTGTGCACGTGGAAGGCGTGGCGCGCGACGCCGCCGACTACCGCGTGGGCCCCGGCTGGCTGCACGACGGCCATGTGGACCGCAAGGTGCCCGGCAGCTTCAACCGCACCGACACCGGCAGCGTGGGCATCTCGTGGGTGGGAAGCAGCGGCTACCTGGGCGCCGCCTACACCCGCCAGACCGCCAGATACGGCCTGCCCGGCCACAACCACGGCTTTGAAGGCTGCCACACCCACGGCAACCACCTGCACTGCGGCAGCCACGGCGAAGACGACGGCCACGACCACGGCCATGAAGACGAACACGGCGACGTGCCCGTGGTGGACTTGCGCAGCGAACGCCTGGACATCCGGGGCGAGCTGCGCAACCCCTTTGCCGGCTTTTCGGCTCTGCGCCTGCGCGCGGGCATTACGGACTATGTGCACGACGAAGTCGAAGACGGCGCCATCAGCACCACCTTCAAGAACAAGGCCTACGACACCCGGATCGAGCTGCAGCACGAGCCCATCGCTGGTTTCAAAGGCGTGATTGGCCTGCAGACCTCGCAGCGCAAGTTCAGCGCCGAGGGCGAGGAGGCCTATGTGCAGCCCACCGTGACCCGCAAGACGGGCCTCTTCGTGCTGGAGGAGTACCTTTGGCGTGACTGGCGCTTCGAAGCCGCCCTGCGCCACGACCGCCAGACTGCCGAGGCCCAGACCAGCGGCATCGAGCGCAGCCACAACGGCACCTCCGCATCGCTGGGCGCGGTGTGGAAGTTTACGCCCGGCTACCAGGTCGGCACATCGTTCACCCGCGCCAGCCGCGCCCCGTCGGCCGAAGAGCTGTATGCCAAGGGCCTGCACATGGCCACCAGCACGTATGAACGCGGCAACGCCAACCTGAAGTCCGAGATCTCGCAGAACATCGACGTGAGCCTGAAGAAAACCAGCGGCGACACCACCTTTGGCGTCAGCGTGTTCCGCAACCGCATCAACAACTACATCTACGGCCGCACTCTCGATGAAGTCGATGGCCTGCAACTGCTGCAATACAGCCAGGCCGACGCCACCTTCACCGGCATCGAAGGCCAGGTGCGCCAGCGTCTGAACCGCAACCTGGGCATCACGCTGTTCGGCGACACCGTGCGCGCCAAGCTGGACGGCGGTGGATTGCTGCCGCGCATCCCGGCAACCCGCGCCGGTGTGCGGCTGGACGCCAACTGGCGGGCCTGGGAAGGCCAGGTCGAATGGGTGCAAGTGGCCCGCCAGAACCGCGTGGCCGAGTTTGAAAGCGCCACCCCTGGCTACGGCATGCTGAACCTGGGTGTGAGCTACAACGGCCAGTTCAGCAGCGGCACCCCCTGGCAGGTGTACCTGAAGGCCAACAACCTGACCGACCGCCTGGCGTACGCGCACACCTCGTTCATCAAGAACGCAGCGCCGTTGATGGGGCGCAATGTGACCCTGGGGGTGAAAGTGGCGTTCTGA
- a CDS encoding DUF3299 domain-containing protein, whose product MSHTVIPQSVAGRAHCLACWAAALALAGGAHAQQGSSAQPLPGAAERTKEGATGAPAVLSSPLPQGAGRVVTPGAPGAGSGAGYHSPDSPIAPLPQRSDVVPWSVLADLTKKTTKDRVLPVFNDTQKGMDKTIQRIQGFMMPLDAKATQTHFLLTSVPLTCSFCIPGGPESMVEVKARTPVRYSLEPVVVEGRFTLLANDQYGLYYRMVDAVPVK is encoded by the coding sequence ATGTCCCATACCGTGATCCCCCAATCCGTTGCCGGCCGAGCGCACTGCCTGGCTTGCTGGGCCGCCGCGCTGGCGCTTGCAGGCGGCGCCCACGCGCAGCAGGGCAGTTCTGCCCAGCCGCTACCGGGCGCTGCCGAGCGCACCAAGGAGGGTGCGACGGGAGCGCCTGCGGTACTCTCGTCGCCGCTGCCCCAAGGCGCGGGCAGGGTGGTGACGCCGGGTGCACCCGGTGCCGGATCGGGCGCGGGCTACCACAGCCCCGACAGCCCCATTGCGCCTCTGCCGCAGCGCAGCGACGTGGTGCCCTGGTCGGTGCTGGCAGACCTCACCAAGAAAACCACCAAGGATCGCGTCCTGCCCGTGTTCAACGACACACAAAAAGGCATGGACAAAACCATCCAGCGCATCCAGGGCTTCATGATGCCGCTGGACGCCAAGGCCACGCAGACGCACTTTCTGCTGACCTCGGTGCCGCTGACCTGCTCCTTTTGCATCCCCGGCGGGCCCGAGAGCATGGTTGAGGTCAAGGCCAGGACGCCCGTGCGCTACTCGCTCGAGCCCGTGGTGGTGGAGGGCAGGTTCACCCTGCTTGCCAATGACCAATACGGTCTGTACTACCGCATGGTGGATGCTGTGCCGGTGAAGTGA